One genomic region from Verrucomicrobiia bacterium encodes:
- a CDS encoding ABC transporter permease, with amino-acid sequence MGLWRTIKTAGWLGWQIEANWAEPFTFIAYAITRPIFSTLILVLMYKVVAGGQTSTALFAYIYLGNAFFMYTANVLAGVGIVIHEDRERYEMLKYIYLAPIVTYFYMLGRCIPKLAITTLAVLVTVVMGIWIFDLKLTFGHWPLVIFSFPLGIIATIALGIALASLTLLTARHGFFMTEGTAGIFYLVSGAVFPIEVLPNWLEPVALAFPITYWLEGLRRGMMDAPVSQVFAGWSDEKLLLILALTTALSVLLSVIINRGIEYIARKQGKLDQVFNY; translated from the coding sequence ATGGGACTTTGGCGCACGATAAAAACGGCCGGATGGCTGGGATGGCAGATTGAGGCGAACTGGGCCGAGCCGTTCACCTTCATCGCCTACGCCATCACAAGGCCGATTTTTTCCACGCTGATTCTGGTTTTGATGTACAAGGTCGTCGCCGGCGGACAGACCTCGACGGCGCTCTTTGCCTACATCTATTTGGGCAATGCCTTCTTTATGTACACGGCCAACGTTCTGGCTGGTGTCGGTATCGTCATCCACGAGGACCGGGAGCGGTATGAAATGCTAAAATACATCTATCTGGCCCCCATCGTCACCTATTTCTATATGCTGGGGCGCTGCATTCCAAAGCTCGCTATCACCACGCTGGCGGTTTTGGTGACGGTTGTTATGGGGATATGGATTTTCGACCTCAAATTAACTTTCGGGCACTGGCCGCTTGTGATTTTTAGTTTTCCGCTTGGCATCATCGCCACGATTGCCCTGGGGATTGCGCTTGCTTCTTTGACGCTTTTGACCGCGCGGCACGGCTTTTTTATGACCGAGGGGACGGCGGGAATTTTCTATCTCGTCTCCGGAGCGGTTTTCCCGATCGAAGTCTTGCCCAATTGGCTGGAGCCGGTGGCGCTTGCCTTCCCCATCACCTACTGGCTGGAAGGATTGCGCCGGGGGATGATGGATGCGCCGGTTTCCCAAGTTTTTGCGGGCTGGTCGGATGAGAAACTTCTTTTGATTCTGGCCTTGACGACCGCGCTTTCGGTTCTGCTTTCGGTGATTATAAACCGGGGAATCGAATACATCGCCCGGAAACAGGGGAAACTGGATCAGGTTTTTAATTATTAA
- a CDS encoding ABC transporter ATP-binding protein encodes MNLAVKTENLKRVFKTKKEAETVALAGVDIQIRPGELFGLLGPNGAGKTTLIKILSTLLLPSSGKAFVDGIDVAAHPEEVRKRINMVSGGEHSGYGILNVRENLWMFSQFYGVPSKIALERIDFMLKKFGLTEFARSKVGKLSTGMRQKMNIIRGFVPDPKILFLDEPTLGLDVQIAREVRAFIKEWMKEKTDRTLLLTTHYMAEADELCDRVAIIDRGQVLECDTPAALKRKLQQDAIYQLDVDLLTDHLEKFSQIPEVVNFAFEHKHAEEKTVLKIILKDEAGISKVTKLVESSGSKIRSLSKREPSLEDVFVALVGRGLGENGA; translated from the coding sequence ATGAACTTGGCGGTTAAAACAGAAAATCTAAAGCGGGTCTTCAAGACCAAAAAGGAAGCCGAAACGGTGGCTTTGGCCGGGGTGGATATACAAATCCGCCCGGGGGAACTATTCGGCCTTTTGGGCCCGAACGGCGCGGGGAAGACCACGCTTATCAAAATTCTCTCCACCCTGCTTCTGCCCTCCTCCGGCAAGGCGTTTGTGGACGGCATCGACGTGGCCGCCCACCCGGAAGAGGTGCGCAAGCGGATCAATATGGTCTCCGGCGGGGAACATTCCGGCTACGGGATTTTGAACGTGCGGGAAAATCTGTGGATGTTTTCCCAGTTCTACGGCGTGCCGTCCAAAATCGCCTTGGAGCGGATTGACTTTATGCTGAAAAAATTCGGACTGACCGAATTTGCCCGTTCCAAAGTCGGCAAACTTTCCACCGGGATGCGGCAGAAGATGAACATCATCCGGGGGTTTGTGCCGGACCCGAAAATTCTATTCCTGGACGAGCCGACTTTGGGCTTGGACGTGCAGATTGCGCGGGAGGTGCGGGCATTCATCAAGGAATGGATGAAGGAAAAAACCGACCGGACGCTGCTTTTGACCACGCACTATATGGCGGAGGCGGACGAGCTTTGCGACCGGGTGGCGATTATCGACCGGGGACAGGTTTTGGAATGCGACACGCCGGCGGCCTTGAAGCGCAAATTGCAGCAGGACGCCATCTACCAACTGGACGTCGATTTATTGACCGACCATCTGGAGAAATTTTCGCAAATTCCGGAGGTGGTGAACTTTGCCTTTGAGCACAAGCACGCCGAGGAGAAAACGGTTTTGAAAATCATCTTGAAAGACGAAGCGGGGATTTCCAAGGTGACCAAATTGGTAGAGTCCTCCGGCTCCAAGATTCGGTCGTTGTCTAAGCGGGAGCCGTCGCTGGAAGACGTCTTCGTGGCGTTGGTTGGAAGAGGTTTGGGTGAAAACGGAGCTTAA
- a CDS encoding ABC transporter permease, whose protein sequence is MKTELKTNLRAIWGRAYVRIVGAQREPSWILFEIMMPLLAVATYVFVYRALGAPKEFTGFVILGGIMTAYWLNVLWSMASQFYWEKETGNLELYLIAPISRMSILLGMALGGLFMSTTRAAVILVGGIYLFDVTMIPTSWPLLVLVFLLCMVALYGLGMLASSVFLMFGRDAWQISTLLQEPIYVFSGFYSPIKSFGFSLGMMASLIPLTLGIDAMRQLFFEAGRAHAFLPIGWEILILTVLSVLFLWLANKALLKMENLGKKEGRLTLRWQ, encoded by the coding sequence GTGAAAACGGAGCTTAAAACCAACCTGCGGGCGATTTGGGGCAGGGCCTACGTGCGCATCGTTGGCGCGCAAAGGGAGCCGTCTTGGATTCTTTTTGAAATCATGATGCCGCTTTTGGCCGTGGCGACCTACGTTTTCGTTTACCGGGCGCTCGGCGCGCCGAAAGAGTTCACCGGGTTCGTCATCTTAGGCGGGATTATGACCGCCTACTGGCTGAACGTGCTTTGGTCGATGGCTTCGCAATTTTACTGGGAAAAGGAAACCGGGAATTTGGAATTGTATCTCATTGCGCCGATTTCCCGGATGTCGATTCTTTTGGGAATGGCGCTCGGAGGGCTTTTTATGTCCACCACCCGCGCAGCGGTGATTCTCGTCGGCGGCATCTATCTTTTCGACGTGACGATGATCCCCACTTCCTGGCCGCTTTTGGTTTTGGTGTTTCTGCTCTGCATGGTGGCGCTCTACGGACTGGGGATGCTGGCGTCCTCCGTTTTTTTGATGTTCGGGCGGGACGCCTGGCAGATTTCGACTTTATTGCAGGAGCCGATTTACGTTTTCTCGGGATTTTATTCCCCGATAAAATCGTTCGGTTTTTCCCTTGGAATGATGGCCTCACTCATCCCGTTGACTTTGGGCATCGACGCGATGCGGCAGTTGTTTTTTGAAGCCGGGCGGGCGCACGCCTTTCTGCCGATTGGGTGGGAGATTTTGATTCTAACGGTTTTGTCCGTTCTTTTCCTTTGGCTGGCGAATAAAGCACTTCTAAAAATGGAGAATTTGGGGAAAAAAGAGGGACGGCTGACCCTGCGGTGGCAGTAG